The DNA sequence TCTTGCCCATCGTCGAGCAGTAGAGCTTCACCCCGTCGGAGTCCGCCCGGCTGCCAAACGCGTCCAGCCCCAGGTCACCGGCGGCCTTGTACAGGTAGCAGCGCCCGGCCATGTACTCGGCGTAACTCTCGGCGATATGGCGCTGAATCTGCCCGAAGCGGTTGATCGGCTCGCCAAAGGCTACCCGCTCGCTGGCGTAGCGATTCATGATTTCCACCGAACGCCGGGCAATCCCCACGCTCATCGCCGCCAGGGTCACCCGCTCAATGGCCAGGTTGCGCATCATCGAACGCACCGCGCTGCCCGGGGTGCCCACCAGATTCTTGGCCGGCACGCGCACGTCTTCAAAGACCAGCTCCGCGGTGGTCGAGGCGCGCATCCCCAGCTTGCCGTGGAGCTTCTGCCCCAGCGAGAAGCCCTCCATGCCCTTCTCGACCAAAAAGAGCGAGATGGACCGGTCGCCGCCCTCTTCCCGGGCGTATACCAGGAACACGTCGCCGAGATCCGTCTCGGAGATCGCGCCGTTGGTAATCCACATCTTCTGGCCGTTAAGGATGTAATCCTCGCCATCCTTGCGCGCCACGGTGCCCATGCCCAGCACATCGGTGCCGGCGTTGGGCTCGCTCATGCACATCCCCCCGATCAGCTCCCCGGAGCAGGCCCCGGGCAGCAGGCGCGCGCGCTGCTCATCGTTGCCGTTGACCGCCAGGTTGTTCACAAAAAGCATCGAGTGCGCCAGGTACGCCAGGCAAAACCCCGGGTCGGCCGCCGCCAGCTCCTCGTGCACGATCGCCGCCGCCGTGGCGTCCATCCCCGAACCCCCAAAACGCTCCGGCGCCGTCACGCCCAGCAGGCCCAGCTCCCCGAGTTTTTTGAAGAGCGCGACGTTGAAACGCTCCTCCCGGTCGTGGGCCTCGGCCTGGGGGGCCACTTCGCGCTCGGCAAAGGAGCGCACCATCTCGCGCAGCACTTTATGTTCTTCGGTGGGGTTGAACAGATCGCTCATAAACTCGCTCTCGTGAGGAATCACTGATTCGGGAAACAAACACCGCGTACTAACAGACTCGCCAGTCACCATAAACCACCCGGTGTGGGTAACAAGACCTCCGCCTTAAAAAATGCGCCCCGGCCCGCACTTCGGATCCCCGCCAGCTCTCCTCCCCCTTTCGTGGCAACCCCACTGGACAACCGGGCCAAAACCTGCTGAAAGTGCCCCAAACCCGTTGAGACTGGTCTGTTTATGATGCCTTTCAGGAGTGTTATGTCGCATTCGCATGGTGGTGACGTGATCGCAGAGCGCCTCTCGCGTCGTGGTGTCAGCCACCTCTTTACCCTCTGTGGCGGACATATCTCGCCAATCTTCACCGGTGCCAAAGAACAGGGCATCGAGGTCATCGACGTTCGCGACGAGGTTTCGGCCGTGTTTGCCGCCGACGCCATGGCCCGCATGACCGGCGTCCCCGGCGTGGCCGCGGTCACCGCCGGCCCCGGCGTCACCAACACCGTCACCGCCGTCAAAAACGCCCAGATGGCCCAGTCCCCGGTGCTGATCATCGGCGGCGCCCCGGCCACCGTGCTCAAGGGCCGCGGCGCCCTCCAGGACATCGACCAGATCAGCCTGATGCGCCCCATCACCAAGTGGGCCGCCTCCCTCTCCATGGTCAGTGAGCTGGCCCCGGCCATCGATCACGCCCTGCACGTGGCCACCAGTGGCACCCCGGGACCGGTCTTTCTGGAGGTCCCCGTCGACCTGCTCTACCCGCAGAGCATCGTCGAGGAGTGGTTCATCAAGGAGAGCGGCCTCGACAAGATGAGCGGGGTCAGCGCCAAAGCGCTGGAGCTCTACCTGCGCGCGCACCTCCTGCGCCAGTTCAGCGCTCCCTACAACCCGCTCAAATTCACCGACACCACGCTGCCCCTGCCCGACTTCAGCGACCCGGAGAAGCAGATCGACCAGGTGGCCGACCTGCTCACCGACGCCCAGCGCCCGGTGCTCGTCATCGGCTCCCAGGCCCTGGTCAACTACAGCCCCGGAGAGGCCGAGAGCCTGGCCCGGGCCGTCGAAAAACTCGGCATCCCGACCTTTCTGGGCGGAGGCGCCCGCGGACTCCTGGGAGCCGAGAACGACCTGCAGTTCCGCCACAAGCGCTCCCGGGCGCTGCGGGGGGCCGACCTGGCGATCATCGCCGGCTTCCCCTTCGACTTCCGCATGGGCTACGGCCGCGCCTTCGGCGCCAAGACCCGCGTGGTCTCGGCGAACCTCTCCCGCGAAGACCTGCGCAAGAATCGCCGCCCGGAGGTCGCCCTCAACATCCACCCGGGCGACTTTTTGCGCGAGCTCTCCTACCGCCTCGGACCGGCCATCGAACGCCCGGCCTGGTTTGCCGACCTGCGCCAGCGCGAGGAGGCCCGCGACGCCGAGATCCACGCCATGGGAGAGCAAGACGCCGGCGGGCTGGTCAACCCCATCGACTTCTTTGAGCGCCTGGACGCCAAACTCGACGATAAGAGCGTGCTGGTCGTTGATGGCGGCGACTTTGTGGCCACCGGCGCCTACGTGCTGCGCCCGCGCAGCCCCCAGGCCTGGCTCGACCCGGGCGTCTTCGGCACCCTGGGCGTCGGCGGCGGCTTCGCGCTGGGCGCGGCCCTGGCCCGCAAAGACGCCGAAGTCTGGCTGATCTGGGGCGACGGCTCCTCGGCCTACAGCCTCGCCGAGTTTGATACCTGCGTGCGCCACGGACTTGCCCCCATCGCCGTGATCGGCAACGACGGCGCCTGGGCCCAGATCGCCCGCGAACAGGTCGAAATCCTGGGCGACGACGTGGCCACCGTCCTCAACCGCAACGACTACCACACCGTGGCCAAAGGCTACGGCGCCGAGGGCATCCTGGTAAAACGCAAGAGCGACATTAACCGGGCCATCGACAAGGCCAAAAAGCTCGCCAGCGAAGGCCGCCCGGTCGTGATCAACCTCCACATCAACCAGACCGACTTCCGCAAGGGCTCCATCTCCATGTAAACCGGTCCCCTCCGTAACACCCCTAAAAACCGCCTCGCCAGCCGCGAGGCGGTTTTTTTAATCGCAGGCGCGTCACGTCTTCCCTCGCCCCCGCGTTCTGCACCCGCAGATCACCCACTCAAGCCCCGCCCCCCCCCTCTCAGGCGTTGGGCCCCTCAACTGGAGCCCTCGCCGCCCTTCGGCAGGGGGGCGCCGAGCTTTTCCAGGTGTTTGGAGGCCTCCCGTACCGAGAGACCACTGAGGCGCTCGCGATGCGCGATCAAAAAATCACGCACCTGCCTGGGCCGGTAGCACGCGTATTCGCGCAGCCCCCAGCCGATGGCCTTGCGGATAAAAAACGCCTTCTCCGGGGCCATCTCAGCGCAGAAGCGAAAGAGCTGCTCGGCGTCGGCCTCATCGCGATGCTTGAGCTGGGCGAGCAGCGCGGCGCGGCGCACCCAGAGGTCCTCGTCGGTGGCCCAGCGCTCCACGGTGGCGTAGAGCGCCGGGCGCTCCCGCAGGTAGAGCGGCGACACCAGCCGGGCACAGACCGCGTCGACCACGTCCCACCAGGCGCCTTCGCGAATCATCGCCTCGTAGAGGTCGATAAGCTCCGGGCCCCGGGCCTCCCGCGGCAGCCCCTCGATCCACTCGATGCCGGTGTAGCGCGCCTCCCGGTACGGGAGCTCCCACAGAGCCCACAGGGCCTGGCGCAGCTCCCGGGCATCGGCCGGCTGAAAACGACGGGAGAGATCCCGGGTGGCCGCGCGGCGAGCCGGCGCCTTCACGCCGACAAAGGGCTGAATGCCCTTGAGGTAGGCGGCCATGGGCGCGGCGTCGTCGGGGTTGGCCACCGCCCGCAGGCGGCGGTCGACCTCCCGGGCAAGCTCCCGAGCAAACACAGACTCCAGGGGGGGCGACATCATCAAACTCCTCATCGTGGCAAGGCAGCGGGGGCCACCATTGGCAAGGGCAAAGCCCGGGCCCCGATCCCGGCAAGGTTGACGCCTGCCGCCGGGCTCTGCAAGCTCGCCAGCACGTGGATGAGGAGCCCTTCTGGCCGAGAGACGCGATGAACCTGACCGACTTACAGACCTTTGTGGTGGTGGCTGAAACCGACACGATGAGCGCGGCCGCCGACGAGCTGGGCGTGCCCCGCTCCACGGTCAGCCGGCGCATCGCGCGCCTGGAGGAGGCCCTGGGCGTGACGCTGGTGCACCGCTCCAACCAGGGCAACACCCTCAGCGCCGACGGCCGCCTGCTCTACGCCCGCAGCGCCCCGCCGATGCGGGAGCTTGCCCAGGTGGAGCGCACCCTGGCCGACACCGCGATGGAGCCCACCGGCGTGCTCCGGCTGACCGCACCCCATGATTTCGGGGCGATGTCGAGCTTCGCTGAACTGATGGTGCGCTTTGAGCGCCGCTTCCCCGACATTGAGCTGCGCATCGAGTTGACCAACCGCGTCGTCGATTTGGTCGAAGAGGGCTTCGACGCGGCGATTCGTGCCCACGGCCCCGACCTGCCGGACGACACCGGGCTGATGATCCGCCCCTTAAGCCGGGTGGTGCGCGGACTCTACGCCAGCCCCGATTACCTCTCCGAGGCCGGCACTCCCACCACCATCGAGGAGCTGCACCACCACCGGATGGTCGGCCACCAGACCATGCAACGCCATGGGGGCGACCTCCTCGAAGGTCGTGGCCCGGCGCCGACCATGCTGGTCAATGATTTCGGCCTGGTGGTCCAGCTCCTCAACGCCGGGGCCGGCATCGGGGAGGTGCCCTCCTTCTTTGCCCGCGAGCACGTGGAGGCCGGTCGCCTGGTGCGGGTGATCCCGCAGCTGGAGAGCGCCACCGGGAGGTTCTCGCTCTTCTGGCCGGCCAGCCGCCACCTGGCCCAGCGCATCCGGGCGTTGATCGATTTTATGAGCGCCGACACCCAGGCCCGCGCCCTCTTTGGCGCCCCCTGAACCGCCTCATCTGCGGGTTTTAAGCCTCTGGCGTTGACCTCTCCCAACACCCGGGCATAGTCCTGCCCGCGTGTCTGTTGAGCCCCCGACGATGACCCCGCACCCCGGGAATCTATGAACGACCCGACCGCTGCCCCCTCCGAGGAACCGACCCCGGCTCCGACGCCCCCGCCCCTGCCCGCCGAGCGCGCACCGCTGGTGGAGCTGGGCTGGAACGGCTGGCTGGAAGCCGATTTCCAAGACCTGAACGAGCCCCAGGCCCTCCCGGCCCGCGTGGTCTCGGTGGAACGGGGCGGCTTCTTTGTGGCCCATCACGCCGACGAGATCGAAGCCCCGGTGCTGGCCCGCCTGGAGGGCACCGAGCTCGACTCGGTGGCCCAGCCGGCCGTCGGCGACTGGGTGGGCGTCGTCGTGCGCGAGGGCACCCCGGGCATCGTCGGGGTCCTTCCCCGGCGCAGCTGCCTGCAGCGCAAGGCCTCCGGACGGCAGGGGCGAGCCCAGGTGGTGGTCTGCAACCTGGACTACCTGCTGGTGGTAACGGCGGTGGGCTACGACTTAAACCTGCGACGCCTGGAGCGCTACCTCATCGGCAGCTTTGCCGCCGGGGTGGCGCCGGTGATCGTCATCAACAAGATGGATCGCGTTCACGACCTCCGGGCCATCGAAGCTCTGATCGACGATCTGGGCGTCGAGGTGCCGGTGGTCTTCACCCGGGCGCTGGAGCCCGAGGGGCTTACCGATCTCCAACCCTACCTGCGCCCGGGACTCTCGGTGGCGCTGGTCGGCTCCTCAGGCGTGGGCAAGTCCACGATCGTGAACCGCCTGCTCCAGAGCGACAAACTCGCCACGGGAGCGGTCCGGGAGACCGACGACCGCGGGCGCCACACCACCACGCGCCGCGAGCTCTGGCGCTCCCCAGACGGGGTGCTGGTGATCGACACCCCGGGCATGCGCGAGTTTGGCCTGTGGGATGCCCACCCGGGCCTGGAGCGCCTCTTTCCGGGCATCAGCCAGGCCGCTCAGAACTGCCATTTTCGCGACTGCGCCCACATCGACGAGCCCGACTGCGGTGTGCTCCTCGCCATGGACCAGGGCCTCTTCACCCGGGCGCGCCTGGATCGCTACCTCACCCTTCTCGAAGAGCTCCAGGAGACCGAGGCGCAGGCCGCCGAGAGCCTGGAGCGTCTGGAAGCTCGCCGCGAACGCGGCCAACAAAAGAAGCTGCGCACCCGCAGGGGGCGCCGCCGTAAACACTGGGACCGCTAAAAGGCTCCCACTTGCTGTGCAGGATGTACCATGAAAATCGAGATCTGGTCCGACGTCGTCTGCCCCTGGTGCTACATCGGCAAGCGCCGCTTTGAGAGTGCGCTCCAGGAGTTTCGCGCCGCGCATCCCGAGGAGGCGATCGAGATCGTCTGGCGGAGTTTTGAGCTCGACCCGCAGGCCCCCGAACTCCGCGAAGAGCCGCTGGTGGAGCACCTGGCCGCCAAGTACGGCATGTCCCTGGCCCAGGCTCGCCAGGCCGAGGCCCAGGTCGTGGCAGCGGCCCATGGCGAGGGGCTGGAGTTTGACTTCGCCGGGGCCCAGAGCGGCAACACCTTCAACGCCCACCGCCTCATTCACGCCTCCCGGGCCCGGGGCCTGGACGACGCGATGAAGGAGCGCCTGATGCGCGCCTACTTCACCGAGGGCCGGGCCGTGGGCCGCGCCGCCGTGCTTGTGGAGCTGGCCGAAGAGGTCGGCCTGACCCCCGACGAGGCCCAGACCGCGCTCAACGACGAGGCCACCGCCCGGGCGGTCCGCCAGGATCAGG is a window from the Lujinxingia litoralis genome containing:
- a CDS encoding acyl-CoA dehydrogenase family protein; this translates as MSDLFNPTEEHKVLREMVRSFAEREVAPQAEAHDREERFNVALFKKLGELGLLGVTAPERFGGSGMDATAAAIVHEELAAADPGFCLAYLAHSMLFVNNLAVNGNDEQRARLLPGACSGELIGGMCMSEPNAGTDVLGMGTVARKDGEDYILNGQKMWITNGAISETDLGDVFLVYAREEGGDRSISLFLVEKGMEGFSLGQKLHGKLGMRASTTAELVFEDVRVPAKNLVGTPGSAVRSMMRNLAIERVTLAAMSVGIARRSVEIMNRYASERVAFGEPINRFGQIQRHIAESYAEYMAGRCYLYKAAGDLGLDAFGSRADSDGVKLYCSTMGKNVADRAIQVLGGYGYVAEYDVERLWRDAKLLEIGGGTNEAHQKNITRDLSKVERLL
- a CDS encoding LysR family transcriptional regulator, encoding MNLTDLQTFVVVAETDTMSAAADELGVPRSTVSRRIARLEEALGVTLVHRSNQGNTLSADGRLLYARSAPPMRELAQVERTLADTAMEPTGVLRLTAPHDFGAMSSFAELMVRFERRFPDIELRIELTNRVVDLVEEGFDAAIRAHGPDLPDDTGLMIRPLSRVVRGLYASPDYLSEAGTPTTIEELHHHRMVGHQTMQRHGGDLLEGRGPAPTMLVNDFGLVVQLLNAGAGIGEVPSFFAREHVEAGRLVRVIPQLESATGRFSLFWPASRHLAQRIRALIDFMSADTQARALFGAP
- the rsgA gene encoding ribosome small subunit-dependent GTPase A, which translates into the protein MNDPTAAPSEEPTPAPTPPPLPAERAPLVELGWNGWLEADFQDLNEPQALPARVVSVERGGFFVAHHADEIEAPVLARLEGTELDSVAQPAVGDWVGVVVREGTPGIVGVLPRRSCLQRKASGRQGRAQVVVCNLDYLLVVTAVGYDLNLRRLERYLIGSFAAGVAPVIVINKMDRVHDLRAIEALIDDLGVEVPVVFTRALEPEGLTDLQPYLRPGLSVALVGSSGVGKSTIVNRLLQSDKLATGAVRETDDRGRHTTTRRELWRSPDGVLVIDTPGMREFGLWDAHPGLERLFPGISQAAQNCHFRDCAHIDEPDCGVLLAMDQGLFTRARLDRYLTLLEELQETEAQAAESLERLEARRERGQQKKLRTRRGRRRKHWDR
- a CDS encoding DsbA family oxidoreductase translates to MKIEIWSDVVCPWCYIGKRRFESALQEFRAAHPEEAIEIVWRSFELDPQAPELREEPLVEHLAAKYGMSLAQARQAEAQVVAAAHGEGLEFDFAGAQSGNTFNAHRLIHASRARGLDDAMKERLMRAYFTEGRAVGRAAVLVELAEEVGLTPDEAQTALNDEATARAVRQDQARARELGIRGVPFFVLNGQLGVSGAQPPATFLGALNQARASAPLTMVTPSAAPEAGCDDTGCKVGDE
- a CDS encoding DNA alkylation repair protein encodes the protein MMSPPLESVFARELAREVDRRLRAVANPDDAAPMAAYLKGIQPFVGVKAPARRAATRDLSRRFQPADARELRQALWALWELPYREARYTGIEWIEGLPREARGPELIDLYEAMIREGAWWDVVDAVCARLVSPLYLRERPALYATVERWATDEDLWVRRAALLAQLKHRDEADAEQLFRFCAEMAPEKAFFIRKAIGWGLREYACYRPRQVRDFLIAHRERLSGLSVREASKHLEKLGAPLPKGGEGSS
- a CDS encoding thiamine pyrophosphate-binding protein: MSHSHGGDVIAERLSRRGVSHLFTLCGGHISPIFTGAKEQGIEVIDVRDEVSAVFAADAMARMTGVPGVAAVTAGPGVTNTVTAVKNAQMAQSPVLIIGGAPATVLKGRGALQDIDQISLMRPITKWAASLSMVSELAPAIDHALHVATSGTPGPVFLEVPVDLLYPQSIVEEWFIKESGLDKMSGVSAKALELYLRAHLLRQFSAPYNPLKFTDTTLPLPDFSDPEKQIDQVADLLTDAQRPVLVIGSQALVNYSPGEAESLARAVEKLGIPTFLGGGARGLLGAENDLQFRHKRSRALRGADLAIIAGFPFDFRMGYGRAFGAKTRVVSANLSREDLRKNRRPEVALNIHPGDFLRELSYRLGPAIERPAWFADLRQREEARDAEIHAMGEQDAGGLVNPIDFFERLDAKLDDKSVLVVDGGDFVATGAYVLRPRSPQAWLDPGVFGTLGVGGGFALGAALARKDAEVWLIWGDGSSAYSLAEFDTCVRHGLAPIAVIGNDGAWAQIAREQVEILGDDVATVLNRNDYHTVAKGYGAEGILVKRKSDINRAIDKAKKLASEGRPVVINLHINQTDFRKGSISM